The DNA segment AGTGCAGCTTCCACTTCCAGTTCCCTCTCACCTTTGACCCCTATGCCACCCAGCTCTGAGCACCCACTTCTGTGTCCCAGGCCTTCAATGTGATCAACGGGGGCTCTCATGCTGGAAACAAGTTGGCCATGCAGGAGTTCATGATTCTGCCAGTGGGAGCCAGCTCTTTCAAGGAAGCCATGCGCATTGGCGCTGAGGTCTACCACCACCTCAAGGGGGTCATCAAAGCCAAGTATGGGAAGGATGCCACCAATGTGGGGGACGAGGGTGGCTTTGCACCCAACATCCTGGAGAACAATGAGGGTCAGTGCTGAGCATCCTGGGGCGTAGACGACCTGAGTCCTcctgagggggtggggtggggaacggCTGCGAATACAGGGATACCAGAGCCTCAGGTCATTTCTTGTCCCTCCTAGCCCTGGAACTACTAAAGACAGCCATTCAGGCAGCTGGTTACCCAGACAAGGTGGTGATTGGCATGGATGTGGCAGCATCTGAATTCTATCGCAATGGGAAGTATGATCTGGACTTCAAGTCACCTGATGATCCTGCGAGGCACATCAGTGGGGAGAAGCTCGGGGAGCTGTACAAGTCCTTCATCAAGAACTATCCCGGTGAGACTTCCACCTGCCTTTTCCCTGCCTGTCTTCTGCAGTTACCTAACACGGCTTTCAGTATTTAGCGTTGTCACAATTCCGGTGTTTCCATCCTTAGCTCATTCATCACTGCCTCCCTTTAGTCTCTGCCACCTGTCACCCCTCCATCAGGTCTCTGTCTCTAACCCATCTATGCTCCCAACTCCCTATCAGTGGTCTCCATTGAAGACCCCTTTGACCAGGATGACTGGGCAACATGGACCTCATTCCTCTCTGGGGTGGACATCCAGATTGTGGGAGATGACCTGACAGTCACCAACCCCAAGAGGATTGCTCAGGCTGTTGAGAAGAAGGCCTGCAATTGCCTGCTGCTGAAGGTCAACCAGATCGGCTCTGTGACAGAATCCATCCAGGCGTGAGTGCCTCCTGGCTCAGGCTCACTGTGGCCACCCCTCAACTCCAGCTCAAGCCACTGCGGCGGCCCTTGCCATGAGTGCCTTTCCCTGGGCACCTGGCCTACTCAAGCTTCTTAACCCCAAGGCTATGACTAactcttggcttgtttctcagACTTTGGCCACTGTGGCTCTGCCATGTCCCTTAACCTCCCTCCTGTATTGTGTTCTTCTTACCATCTTCTGACCACCCTAATCCAAGACCCAAAATCTCTCCTACTTCCAAAAGAACTCAGTCACTGTCCAAAACAAATGGCAATCCTACCTTGCCTGCCCCTGGCTTTCTTATCGAGGTGCTCACATTAAGGCCTCATCAAATGTCCTTCCCACACAGCTGTAAACTGGCACAGTCTAATGGCTGGGGAGTGATGGTGAGCCACCGCTCTGGGGAGACCGAAGACACTTTCATTGCTGATCTTGTGGTGGGACTCTGCACAGGACAGGTACTCAGGGTTTCCCTCTACCGAGTATTTCACCAGGTTCCTTGGTCACCTTGGTATCACTTGGGCCACCTAAGGTAGATACTACTACAGCCTGTTCTTTTGGGGCCCAAATCAACTCCTCCAAATCTTTTTCCCACCTCAGATCAAGACTGGTGCTCCCTGCCGTTCAGAGCGTCTGGCAAAATACAACCAGCTTATGAGGTACAGTTTGTACAGAGGCCTGGACAGAGGGGTGAGGAAGGAGCGCCTGGGTTAGAAGGTAGTagctctgattttcttttttttttttgtattgtagGATTGAGGAGGCTCTCGGAGACAAAGCTGTCTTTGCTGGACGAAAGTTCCGTAATCCAAAGGCCAAATGAGAAGCTGGAGATTCCAGGATTCCACAGGACAGACACAGGCCTTCAAGCCCTTCTCCCAGAAATAAACACTGCCAAACAAGACCATGGTGTGCTCCttggtggaaggaaggagggaacagAAGAGCTCgccaggaaggacagagaggggCTAGGGCTGTGGAGTGGAAGGGGCGGGGGGATGGGTAAACAGGTAGCAAGGAAGAAGGCAGGGAATATCATGTGACCTGCTCTGACAAGGAAGTGAGGGATTTGAAAACTCAGTGGATGTAGAACAGAggattttgaattttgaaatgaAGCTAGGGACAGCACAACTGTTTGTGAAAAGGAGCTGGAGGGGAGTCAGTGGAAGGTAGAAGCGGCCCCGGGGTAGGCAGCTTGGGATAGAGAGGGACTGAGGGTCCTGTGCTTCCAGTCTTGGAGGGATCTGGATCAGGCTGCAGCCAGACTGAGTGCATCTCGAGGATTAAAGGATAATGAGGTCATTTACCACTTCAGTGGAGCTTGTGAGGATCTGAAGTGTGCAAAATACTTGACATTATTAACCCACATGAGCTTTGAAACAGCTGTATCAGACATTTACCTTTTTTATCCCCCCTTTTATGCACCAGGAAACCAAGGCATAATGAGTTGAACATAGCTTATTCAACACAGCAGAGTTAGCACTGCTAAAGCCAGGACACAAAGCCTGGCTTTAGCCTTACAAATAACGTGTtttagctgggtatggtggcttaCATCTGTAAGCTTAGGCcttgggagacagggaggggataGTAAGTCTCAAGACAGCTTGGGCTTAAGCTTAGGGGGCATCAGTGGCTAGGGGCATTTGTTGGCTCTTACAAGCACcaggcttcagttcccagcacctagcaGCCCACAACTATTAGTAACTGCAGTTCTAGGGACTCCATTGCCCTCTTCTGAGCACCACCAGtagcaggcatgcacatggtgcaaaTCCTTACAttcaggtaaaacattcatacacacaaatctAACAGAAGTATCATGCTGGCGTAGTGATGAGTGCCCAGTAgtcataaggacctgagttcaatctctagcatcacaaaaattaaacagtgtGAAAGCGGCCCAGGAGCAGTGCTCATTATCGGCCATCATTAGCTCACACAGACAGCAGCTTTACACTGGTCAATCTAACTCGTTTCTCTGCCAGTGGAAGTAACATCcaccatttattcattcatccttccttccttctttccttctttcccctctcctcccctccttccttcctttctacaaggtttctctatgtagctctggctgtcctggaactttctctgtagatcaggctggcctcatctGCCTGctttacttcccaagtgctaggattaaaggcatgcgccaccactagTTTAGTATCCACATTTCTATTTACAAGTCAGAACATTGGGTCAAACTGTTTATTCAATGTAAAGTAACCCAGGCCCATGGGGAAGAAAGTTCCAAGGGTAATAGAGAATAATACAGATTAAATACCcactcacacatttacacactcacacatttaca comes from the Rattus norvegicus strain BN/NHsdMcwi chromosome 10, GRCr8, whole genome shotgun sequence genome and includes:
- the Eno3 gene encoding beta-enolase isoform X1; the protein is MAMQKIFAREILDSRGNPTVEVDLHTAKGRFRAAVPSGASTGIYEALELRDGDKSRYLGKGVLKAVEHINKTLGPALLEKKLSVVDQEKVDKFMIELDGTENKSKFGANAILGVSLAVCKAGAAEKGVPLYRHIADLAGNPDLVLPVPAFNVINGGSHAGNKLAMQEFMILPVGASSFKEAMRIGAEVYHHLKGVIKAKYGKDATNVGDEGGFAPNILENNEALELLKTAIQAAGYPDKVVIGMDVAASEFYRNGKYDLDFKSPDDPARHISGEKLGELYKSFIKNYPVVSIEDPFDQDDWATWTSFLSGVDIQIVGDDLTVTNPKRIAQAVEKKACNCLLLKVNQIGSVTESIQACKLAQSNGWGVMVSHRSGETEDTFIADLVVGLCTGQIKTGAPCRSERLAKYNQLMRIEEALGDKAVFAGRKFRNPKAK